A stretch of Capricornis sumatraensis isolate serow.1 chromosome 10, serow.2, whole genome shotgun sequence DNA encodes these proteins:
- the POMGNT2 gene encoding protein O-linked-mannose beta-1,4-N-acetylglucosaminyltransferase 2: protein MHLSAVLNALLVSVLAAVLWKHVRLREHAASLEEELAVGRRAADPAPGLRIDYPKALQILTEGGTHMVCTGRTHTDRLCRFKWLCYSSEAEEFIFFHGNASVMLPSLGSRRFQPALLDLSTVEDHNTQYFNFVELPAAALRFMPKPVFVPDVALITNRFNPDNLMHVFHDDLLPLFYTLRQFPGLAHEARLFFMEGWGEGAHFDLYKLLSPKQPLLRAQLKALGRLLCFSHAFVGLSKVTTWYQYGFVQPQGPKANILVSGNEIRQFAHFLMEKLNVSQAGGPLGEEYILVFSRTQNRLILNEAELLLALAQEFQMKTVTVSLEDHAFADVVRLVSNASMLVSMHGAQLVTALFLPRRAAVVELFPYAVNPDHYTPYKTLATLPGMDLQYIAWQNTMPENTVTHPERPWDQGGIAHLDRAEQARILQSREVPRHLCCRNPEWLFRIYQDTKVDIPSLLQTIRRVVKGHLGPRKQKWTVSLYPGKVREARCQATVQGASEARLSVSWQIPWNLKYLKVREVKYEVWLQEQGENTYVPYMLALQNHTFTENIKPFTTYLVWIRCIFNKTLLGPFADVLVCST, encoded by the coding sequence ATGCACCTGTCCGCCGTGCTCAACGCCCTGCTGGTGTCCGTGCTGGCGGCCGTGCTCTGGAAACATGTGCGGCTGCGTGAGCATGcggcctccctggaggaggagctggccgTCGGCCGCCGGGCTGCCGACCCCGCCCCCGGCCTGCGGATCGACTACCCGAAGGCGCTGCAGATCCTGACCGAGGGCGGCACGCACATGGTGTGCACCGGCCGCACGCACACCGACCGCCTCTGCCGCTTCAAGTGGCTCTGCTACTCCAGCGAGGCGGAGGAGTTCATCTTCTTCCACGGCAACGCCTCCGTGATGCTGCCCAGCCTGGGCTCGCGGCGCTTCCAGCCGGCCCTGCTCGACCTGTCCACCGTGGAGGACCACAACACCCAGTACTTCAACTTCGTGGAGCTGCCTGCCGCCGCCCTGCGCTTCATGCCCAAGCCCGTGTTTGTGCCCGACGTGGCCCTCATCACCAACCGCTTCAACCCCGACAACCTCATGCACGTCTTCCACGACGACCTGCTGCCCCTCTTCTACACCCTTCGGCAGTTCCCTGGCCTGGCCCACGAGGCCCGGCTCTTCTTCAtggagggctggggagagggtgcCCACTTCGACCTCTATAAGCTGCTCAGCCCCAAGCAGCCCCTCCTGCGGGCACAGCTGAAGGCCCTGGGCCGGCTGCTCTGCTTCTCCCATGCCTTCGTGGGCCTCTCCAAGGTCACCACCTGGTACCAGTATGGCTTCGTCCAGCCCCAGGGCCCGAAGGCCAACATCCTGGTCTCCGGCAACGAGATCCGACAGTTTGCGCATTTCCTGATGGAAAAGCTGAATGTGAGCCAGGCCGGGGGCCCCCTGGGCGAGGAGTACATCCTGGTGTTCAGCCGCACCCAGAACAGACTCATCCTGAATGAGGCAGAGCTGCTGCTGGCCCTGGCCCAGGAGTTCCAGATGAAGACCGTGACGGTGTCCCTGGAAGACCACGCCTTTGCAGACGTGGTGCGGCTGGTCAGCAACGCCTCCATGCTGGTCAGCATGCACGGGGCCCAGCTGGTCACGGCCCTGTTCCTGCCCCGCCGGGCGGCCGTGGTGGAGCTCTTCCCCTATGCTGTCAACCCTGACCACTACACCCCTTATAAGACGCTGGCCACACTGCCTGGCATGGACCTCCAGTACATAGCCTGGCAGAACACGATGCCAGAGAACACGGTCACGCATCCCGAGCGGCCCTGGGACCAAGGGGGCATCGCCCACCTAGACCGGGCCGAGCAGGCCCGGATCCTGCAAAGCCGGGAGGTCCCCCGGCACCTCTGTTGCCGGAACCCTGAGTGGCTCTTCCGAATCTACCAGGACACCAAGGTGGACATCCCATCGCTCCTCCAAACCATACGGCGTGTGGTGAAGGGCCATCTGGGGCCAAGGAAGCAGAAGTGGACGGTCAGCCTGTACCCTGGCAAGGTGCGGGAGGCGCGGTGCCAGGCGACGGTGCAGGGCGCCTCCGAGGCCCGCCTCTCCGTCTCCTGGCAGATCCCGTGGAACCTCAAGTACCTGAAGGTGAGGGAGGTGAAGTACGAGGTGTGGCTCCAGGAGCAGGGGGAGAACACCTACGTGCCTTACATGCTGGCCCTGCAGAACCACACCTTCACGGAGAACATCAAGCCCTTCACTACCTACCTGGTGTGGATCCGCTGCATCTTCAACAAGACACTGCTGGGACCCTTTGCAGACGTGCTGGTGTGCAGCACGTAG